A genomic region of Staphylococcus roterodami contains the following coding sequences:
- a CDS encoding deoxynucleoside kinase, whose product MNKPFIAIEGPIGVGKSSLAHKLSQTLDFYEEKEIITENPFLSDFYEDISKWSFQTEMFFLCNRYKQFQDVTQLNQGVVSDYHIHKNKIFAKNTLSPVEFQKFSKIYDILTEDMIMPNMIIFLDAELDVLKARIAKRNRSFEHQIEDEYLLKLKKDYREYYESLQSNGSNVVLIDTTSIDFLKNEQDYEDILHIILPMIGDITNE is encoded by the coding sequence ATGAACAAACCTTTTATTGCAATTGAAGGACCTATTGGCGTAGGAAAATCTTCACTTGCACACAAACTAAGTCAAACTTTAGATTTTTATGAAGAAAAAGAAATTATCACTGAAAATCCATTTTTATCAGACTTTTACGAAGATATCTCTAAATGGAGTTTTCAAACTGAAATGTTCTTTTTATGTAATAGATATAAGCAATTTCAAGATGTAACACAACTCAATCAAGGCGTAGTTAGTGATTATCATATACATAAAAATAAGATATTTGCTAAAAATACTTTGAGTCCTGTTGAATTTCAAAAATTTAGTAAAATTTATGATATTTTAACGGAAGATATGATTATGCCTAATATGATTATCTTTTTAGATGCAGAACTTGATGTGTTAAAAGCGAGAATTGCTAAACGTAATCGTAGTTTTGAGCATCAAATAGAAGACGAATATCTTTTAAAATTAAAAAAAGATTATCGTGAATATTATGAATCGTTACAAAGTAATGGTTCAAATGTTGTGCTAATTGATACAACTTCTATTGATTTTCTAAAAAACGAGCAAGATTATGAAGATATACTACATATTATATTACCTATGATAGGAGATATTACAAATGAATAA
- a CDS encoding TcpD family membrane protein: MEHLFNLMLVLGDAPSINPLGQWVNKEVGTAIGIIVLVIGCVKWATGKYGHMLALFVIGGLMFLISKGPETVFNSVSGLWKLIFGS; encoded by the coding sequence ATGGAACATTTATTTAATTTAATGCTGGTACTAGGTGATGCACCTTCTATTAATCCACTTGGTCAATGGGTTAATAAAGAAGTTGGTACCGCAATTGGTATTATTGTATTGGTGATTGGTTGTGTTAAGTGGGCAACGGGTAAATATGGGCATATGCTTGCATTGTTTGTGATTGGTGGTTTGATGTTCTTGATTTCCAAAGGTCCTGAAACAGTGTTTAATTCAGTATCAGGGCTTTGGAAGTTGATTTTTGGGAGCTGA
- the tadA gene encoding tRNA adenosine(34) deaminase TadA translates to MTNDIYFMTLAIEEAKKAAQLGEVPIGAIITKDDVVIARAHNLRETLQQPTAHAEHIAIERAAKVLGSWRLEGCTLYVTLEPCVMCAGTIVMSRIPRVVYGADDPKGGCSGSLMNLLQQSDFNHRAIVDKGVLKETCSTLLTAFFKNLRTNKKSTK, encoded by the coding sequence ATGACAAATGATATATATTTTATGACGTTAGCAATAGAAGAAGCTAAAAAGGCTGCACAACTAGGAGAAGTACCTATAGGTGCCATCATTACTAAAGATGATGTAGTTATCGCTAGAGCACACAATTTAAGAGAAACATTACAACAACCAACAGCACATGCTGAGCACATTGCAATTGAACGTGCAGCAAAAGTATTAGGTAGTTGGCGCTTAGAAGGCTGTACATTATATGTAACCTTAGAACCTTGTGTCATGTGCGCAGGCACGATTGTAATGAGTCGTATACCAAGAGTAGTTTATGGTGCAGATGATCCAAAAGGTGGTTGTAGTGGTAGTTTAATGAATTTATTACAACAGTCTGATTTTAATCATCGTGCCATTGTTGATAAAGGTGTACTTAAAGAAACATGTAGTACGTTATTAACAGCATTTTTCAAAAACTTAAGAACCAATAAGAAATCCACCAAGTAG
- a CDS encoding ATP-binding protein, whose protein sequence is MELKAPYAGMKNNLLLTKSGEVWAYYRIRSESISTANYDKKEASKKRMKYFLESIKGYQDFHFEMYEHDLDLRNKFKEISQDFDDSAFDVANYYAQETIDVLEQELQMITRNSFVMGVKLRELSDDAISIKEMLKSTLSDTAERMISNFGFNVSLDEKVLSRYEVFERELADSFLSIEGERLTENELAYIVRKPFISNATHDVQEESSRRAVTDVCNVVIDPTNMRVLKVTNENETFYTTTIVVDDFPLDMEFTHIYEKAQNMPFPVECHVKAKIVENDKVKKKFDRAKINHKAQAREKQSAGDNASEDIQDNLFVLEQMEKEVTGSGVFMEWSCSFVIKSDDLKDCKRKAKRLIKRLKETNIYAVNPLADQLQLYYQILHGNPLFINKYWVQRTTATGIAENLFGVSQSLGTKTGFYIGRIDKFIRSVSREEAVASSRDIILFSLLLAAKGISGAVSDSPHVLITGQTGKGKSFLAKLLWIYTSFFKGQMIYWDPKSEFADWFNKITESEDMQRKYPLFVNHLKTFKYVTLDYKKPSNYGCLDPIVFLDGIEANEMLKSVFDEIKSFENEHRVETAIYRAITETVEEREKGQQVGSLDVIKKLQNDEDEHVSQAGDLLFEKTQNNILKLVFSDGSNPALNIQEKATILQVQGLDMPKAGDDPSGYSTGEKNGITLMLLIGKFLQKFGSRRQIQTTLFIDEGWAFSASRQGKKVAKGIKRMGRSENNSLVFITQSVKDKADEDGGNFGCHFAFDEKDEREDILKSLGLEYSKESPENMEMLKDLKKGQCIFSDFYGRVGKMVVHCPFEEMTEAFRTQEDSASSKAEEKFAI, encoded by the coding sequence ATGGAGTTAAAAGCCCCCTATGCAGGGATGAAAAATAATTTGTTATTAACGAAAAGCGGTGAAGTTTGGGCGTATTATCGTATTCGTTCTGAATCTATTTCAACAGCCAATTACGATAAAAAAGAAGCTTCAAAAAAACGTATGAAATATTTTCTTGAATCGATTAAAGGTTATCAGGATTTTCATTTTGAAATGTATGAGCATGATTTAGATTTACGTAATAAATTTAAAGAAATTAGTCAAGACTTTGATGATTCAGCGTTTGATGTGGCTAATTATTATGCCCAAGAAACGATTGATGTGTTAGAACAAGAATTACAAATGATTACACGTAACTCGTTTGTCATGGGTGTGAAACTTCGAGAATTAAGTGATGATGCGATTTCGATTAAAGAAATGCTTAAGAGTACATTATCAGATACAGCGGAACGAATGATTTCGAATTTTGGTTTTAATGTTTCATTAGATGAAAAAGTATTAAGTCGTTATGAAGTGTTTGAACGAGAACTTGCGGATAGTTTTTTAAGTATTGAGGGTGAACGCTTAACTGAAAATGAGCTTGCTTATATCGTGCGTAAGCCATTTATTTCAAATGCGACGCATGATGTACAAGAGGAATCATCAAGACGTGCCGTAACAGATGTATGTAATGTGGTGATTGACCCTACAAATATGCGTGTATTGAAAGTGACAAATGAAAATGAAACATTCTATACAACAACAATTGTTGTTGACGACTTTCCACTTGATATGGAATTTACACATATTTATGAAAAAGCACAAAATATGCCGTTCCCTGTGGAATGTCATGTAAAAGCAAAAATTGTTGAGAATGATAAAGTAAAAAAGAAATTTGATCGTGCAAAAATTAATCATAAAGCACAAGCAAGAGAAAAACAATCAGCTGGTGATAATGCATCTGAAGATATTCAAGATAATTTATTCGTATTAGAACAAATGGAAAAAGAAGTGACAGGTTCAGGTGTATTTATGGAATGGTCTTGTTCATTTGTGATTAAGAGTGATGATTTAAAAGATTGTAAGCGTAAAGCGAAACGTTTAATTAAACGTTTGAAAGAAACAAATATTTATGCGGTTAATCCATTAGCTGACCAATTACAACTTTATTATCAAATTTTACATGGAAATCCATTGTTTATTAATAAATATTGGGTGCAACGCACGACAGCAACTGGGATTGCAGAAAATTTATTTGGCGTGTCGCAAAGTTTAGGTACAAAAACTGGTTTTTATATCGGACGTATTGATAAGTTTATACGTTCTGTTTCACGTGAGGAAGCTGTTGCAAGTTCAAGAGATATTATTTTATTTAGTTTATTATTAGCAGCCAAAGGTATATCAGGAGCAGTCAGTGATAGCCCACACGTATTAATCACAGGTCAAACAGGTAAAGGTAAATCATTTTTAGCTAAGTTACTTTGGATATATACATCATTCTTTAAAGGTCAAATGATTTATTGGGACCCGAAAAGTGAATTTGCAGATTGGTTTAATAAAATTACAGAAAGTGAAGACATGCAACGTAAATATCCCCTATTTGTTAATCATTTAAAAACATTTAAGTATGTGACATTGGATTATAAAAAGCCTAGTAATTATGGTTGTTTAGACCCGATTGTTTTTCTTGATGGTATTGAAGCTAATGAAATGTTGAAATCAGTATTTGATGAAATTAAATCCTTTGAAAATGAACATCGTGTTGAAACAGCAATTTATAGGGCTATTACTGAAACAGTTGAGGAACGTGAAAAAGGTCAACAAGTTGGGTCATTAGATGTAATTAAAAAGCTTCAAAATGATGAAGATGAACATGTAAGTCAAGCTGGTGATTTACTTTTTGAAAAAACACAAAATAATATATTAAAACTTGTGTTTAGTGATGGTAGTAATCCGGCTTTGAATATTCAAGAAAAAGCAACGATATTACAAGTTCAAGGTTTAGATATGCCGAAGGCTGGTGATGACCCATCGGGTTATTCAACTGGTGAGAAAAATGGGATTACTTTAATGCTTTTAATCGGTAAATTTTTACAGAAATTCGGTTCACGTAGACAGATACAAACCACACTCTTTATTGATGAAGGTTGGGCATTTAGTGCCTCACGACAAGGTAAAAAAGTAGCTAAAGGTATTAAACGTATGGGTCGATCTGAAAATAATTCGCTAGTTTTTATTACCCAATCTGTTAAAGATAAAGCCGATGAAGACGGCGGTAACTTTGGTTGTCATTTCGCATTTGATGAAAAAGATGAACGAGAGGATATTTTAAAATCGCTTGGTTTAGAATATTCAAAAGAAAGTCCCGAAAATATGGAAATGTTGAAAGATTTGAAGAAAGGTCAATGTATTTTCAGTGATTTCTACGGACGTGTGGGCAAAATGGTCGTACATTGTCCTTTTGAAGAAATGACGGAAGCATTTAGAACACAAGAAGATTCAGCAAGTTCAAAAGCAGAAGAGAAATTTGCGATTTAA
- a CDS encoding replication initiation factor domain-containing protein, producing the protein MENQASTPLTNRGVAKPEKCGLEAVVDWVQVTFQVPSIFTIMEDVLKLPRAVFKHRNSGLYFYNRGYTFGNIQIFYSDKDEGMGFHLQLTGSGCREFEHYLINRNETWQDFFKRCAAKKARFTRIDIAIDDTKTYLKIPRLIKKAEHGECISKFRTASSIAGFKLSNGQSKGSTFYIGSKKSDMYCRFYEKNYEMAYKLKTPVEDFGLWNRYEIQMRRSNAENCVNILTETSSISDIVKGVLNNSMRFVTEPKDVSDSRKSRWPVYQEWSRFIKGADKISLSMKPSLKSIEDNIDWLCKQVATTLDTVLTAEAMAQSEGLLEDTDFLNKILAHSSFNDEHTDRINHYLENLKRKKKGDDSYQSFSK; encoded by the coding sequence ATGGAAAATCAAGCTTCTACCCCCCTTACTAATAGGGGGGTAGCGAAGCCAGAAAAATGTGGCTTGGAGGCAGTTGTTGACTGGGTCCAAGTGACTTTTCAGGTGCCCTCGATTTTCACCATTATGGAGGATGTTTTGAAATTGCCTCGGGCAGTGTTTAAACATCGTAATAGTGGCTTGTACTTTTACAATCGTGGTTATACGTTTGGAAATATTCAAATTTTTTATTCGGATAAAGATGAAGGTATGGGCTTTCATTTACAGTTAACTGGTTCTGGTTGTCGGGAATTTGAACATTATTTAATCAACCGCAATGAAACGTGGCAAGACTTTTTTAAGCGCTGTGCGGCTAAAAAGGCGCGTTTTACAAGAATTGATATTGCGATTGATGATACAAAAACATATTTAAAAATACCACGATTAATTAAAAAGGCTGAGCATGGTGAATGTATTTCAAAATTTAGAACAGCGAGTTCAATTGCTGGTTTTAAATTGTCCAACGGACAGTCTAAAGGTTCAACTTTTTATATCGGCTCTAAAAAAAGTGATATGTATTGTCGCTTTTATGAAAAGAATTATGAAATGGCGTATAAATTAAAAACACCTGTTGAAGATTTTGGATTATGGAATCGTTATGAAATACAAATGCGACGAAGTAATGCGGAAAATTGCGTAAATATTTTAACAGAAACATCAAGCATATCAGATATTGTTAAAGGTGTTTTAAATAATAGTATGCGTTTTGTAACTGAGCCGAAAGATGTATCAGATAGTCGAAAATCAAGGTGGCCAGTATATCAAGAATGGTCACGTTTTATTAAAGGTGCGGATAAAATTAGCTTAAGTATGAAACCGAGTTTAAAGTCCATTGAGGATAATATTGATTGGTTATGTAAACAAGTAGCTACAACGTTAGATACTGTTTTAACAGCTGAAGCAATGGCACAATCTGAAGGTTTACTTGAAGATACAGATTTTCTAAATAAAATATTGGCGCATTCATCATTTAATGATGAACACACCGATAGAATTAATCATTATTTAGAAAATCTAAAGCGTAAAAAGAAAGGAGATGATTCCTATCAAAGCTTTTCTAAGTAA
- a CDS encoding transposase, producing MIEPVIDIEATMGKEFRYLSHVEKISRFDEAYYLYTIICVDIGEQVKVRLSNEKYFDSLERVDFDNLTIKPRVYQDMNTGYCNLYTSFSADDIYSLETKA from the coding sequence ATGATAGAACCAGTCATTGATATTGAAGCAACTATGGGGAAAGAGTTTCGTTATTTGTCCCATGTTGAAAAAATATCGCGGTTTGATGAAGCTTATTATCTGTATACGATTATATGTGTTGATATTGGTGAACAAGTTAAAGTTAGACTGTCAAATGAAAAATACTTTGATTCTTTAGAACGTGTTGATTTTGATAATTTAACAATCAAACCTAGAGTATATCAAGATATGAATACAGGTTATTGTAATTTATATACAAGCTTTTCAGCTGATGATATTTATAGTTTAGAAACAAAAGCATAA
- a CDS encoding YdcP family protein, with product MAWSPKFDLKETFGDLYFMGVDEKYKYEDGEKTDQKLYAYKLASTGQGEQVTVKVPKEVKLDIMSVCELVGVEAKQYVQSSGDFHSIQPSIKAEDIRQIATIQHKKGAQQG from the coding sequence ATGGCATGGAGTCCGAAATTTGATTTAAAAGAAACGTTTGGAGATTTATATTTCATGGGTGTTGATGAGAAATACAAATATGAAGATGGAGAAAAAACCGATCAAAAATTATATGCATACAAATTAGCGTCAACTGGACAAGGTGAACAAGTAACAGTAAAAGTACCTAAAGAAGTAAAACTTGATATTATGTCAGTTTGTGAACTTGTAGGTGTAGAAGCAAAACAATATGTACAATCTTCAGGTGATTTCCATTCAATTCAACCGAGTATTAAGGCAGAAGATATTAGACAAATTGCGACAATTCAACATAAAAAAGGTGCACAACAAGGTTAG
- a CDS encoding cell division protein FtsK, which translates to MAMNEIALFKGVRIQPYFKHIDFIFAGVFAFIFLSYRILMLWQGYISQQKALNVVEVYQYFKPHFLYLAIGTLVIFIIAKLSSQLILRFREKDLAEMIETQGFHNRTVIKKTTEYLDIDYKKTEYDYYPTLFYKRRRKTFVIHVKKDGSRFQDDYLELESIIEPMFNCELVEKRHIGRYLRYEFMPLKYKKRIVMEGTEASETTYYDTKIYITHQILWDFVKAPHALITGVTGGGKTYFLFYMIRELFKRDAEVRLLDPKVSDLSFMKNVIGAEKVADTKGQIFKQLREANEEMEHRFRMMSESKQYQLGSNFRNFDLPPYFVIFDEVTAFTSTLDKKELQEMNDYLINIIMKGRQAGVFMFLTAQRPDADVIKGNVRDQLGLRVSMGNLSADGYRMTFGQTDKSFQPIHESDIGRGYISILGQYNEPILFDAPLMEQYDFVEDVKQILNKE; encoded by the coding sequence ATGGCAATGAATGAGATTGCTTTATTTAAAGGTGTGCGTATTCAACCGTATTTTAAACATATTGATTTTATTTTTGCGGGTGTGTTCGCATTTATCTTTTTATCCTATCGAATATTAATGTTATGGCAAGGTTATATTAGTCAACAAAAAGCTTTAAATGTGGTTGAAGTCTATCAGTACTTTAAACCACATTTTTTATATCTTGCGATTGGTACATTAGTTATTTTTATTATCGCAAAGTTATCTTCACAATTGATTTTAAGATTTCGTGAAAAAGATTTGGCTGAAATGATTGAAACACAAGGATTTCATAATCGTACAGTGATTAAGAAAACAACAGAATATTTAGATATTGATTATAAGAAAACAGAATATGATTATTATCCAACATTGTTTTATAAACGTAGACGTAAAACATTTGTGATACATGTAAAAAAAGATGGTTCACGTTTTCAAGATGATTATTTAGAATTAGAATCTATCATTGAACCCATGTTTAATTGTGAGCTTGTTGAGAAGCGTCATATTGGGCGTTATTTGAGATATGAGTTTATGCCTCTTAAATATAAAAAACGTATCGTTATGGAAGGTACAGAAGCATCAGAAACAACCTATTATGATACGAAGATTTATATTACACATCAAATTCTTTGGGATTTTGTGAAAGCACCACATGCTTTAATTACTGGTGTGACCGGTGGCGGTAAAACGTACTTTTTATTTTATATGATTAGAGAATTATTTAAGCGTGATGCAGAAGTACGGTTATTAGATCCGAAAGTATCTGATTTATCATTTATGAAAAATGTGATAGGTGCTGAAAAAGTGGCGGATACGAAAGGTCAAATTTTTAAACAATTAAGAGAAGCTAATGAAGAAATGGAACATCGCTTTAGAATGATGAGTGAAAGCAAACAATATCAATTAGGCAGTAATTTTAGAAACTTTGATTTACCACCCTATTTTGTGATTTTTGATGAAGTGACAGCGTTCACGTCTACTTTAGATAAAAAAGAACTTCAAGAAATGAATGATTATTTAATCAACATCATTATGAAAGGTCGCCAAGCTGGTGTGTTTATGTTTTTAACAGCACAGCGACCTGATGCAGATGTGATTAAAGGTAATGTGCGCGATCAATTAGGTTTACGTGTATCAATGGGTAATTTGTCAGCTGATGGTTATCGTATGACCTTTGGTCAAACAGATAAATCATTTCAACCGATTCACGAATCAGATATTGGACGCGGTTATATCTCAATTCTTGGACAATATAATGAACCGATTTTATTTGATGCGCCTCTCATGGAACAATATGATTTTGTGGAAGATGTGAAGCAAATATTAAATAAGGAGTAG
- a CDS encoding deoxynucleoside kinase: MNNYGIPQNAIITIAGTVGVGKSTLTQALADKLNFKTSFENVDHNPYLDKFYSDFERWSFHLQIYFLAERFKEQKRMFEYGGGFIQDRSIYEDVDIFAKMHEEEGTMSQDDFKTYSDLFNAMVMTPYFPKPDVLIYLECNYDEVIDRIIERGREMEMNTDPEYWKKLFKRYDDWINNFNACPVVRININEYDIHENPDSLNPIIDKISRIIQTYRQIDMR, encoded by the coding sequence ATGAATAATTACGGTATTCCACAAAATGCCATTATAACCATTGCAGGTACTGTTGGTGTAGGTAAATCGACACTAACACAAGCACTTGCTGATAAATTGAATTTTAAAACTTCTTTTGAAAATGTAGATCACAATCCATATTTGGATAAGTTTTATAGTGATTTTGAACGTTGGAGTTTTCATTTACAAATTTATTTTTTAGCAGAACGTTTTAAAGAGCAAAAACGCATGTTCGAATATGGTGGAGGCTTTATCCAAGACCGCTCGATTTATGAAGATGTGGATATTTTTGCAAAAATGCATGAAGAAGAAGGTACAATGAGTCAAGATGACTTTAAAACATATTCAGACTTATTTAATGCCATGGTAATGACACCTTATTTCCCAAAACCAGATGTACTAATTTATTTAGAGTGTAATTACGATGAAGTTATTGACCGCATCATTGAACGTGGCCGTGAAATGGAAATGAATACTGATCCTGAATACTGGAAAAAGTTATTTAAACGCTATGATGATTGGATTAATAATTTTAATGCATGTCCTGTTGTTCGTATCAATATCAATGAATATGATATTCACGAAAATCCTGATTCATTAAATCCTATAATTGATAAAATATCACGTATTATACAAACATATCGTCAAATAGATATGCGATAA
- a CDS encoding conjugal transfer protein has translation MDKKAYNLKRTFEQPIVMYEFTGSYRWSKGIRLDWVGTLFVIELILILLYLKAGFNTLTSLVPGLTIIYFTVLPYYMTKQLVKLKQDGKKLIFFLWDFMMYVFNIQMRNVHYAYDEEVKYHDKKIIKLK, from the coding sequence ATGGATAAAAAAGCTTACAATTTGAAACGAACATTTGAACAGCCGATTGTGATGTATGAATTTACAGGAAGTTACCGGTGGTCAAAAGGTATTCGTTTAGACTGGGTCGGTACGTTGTTTGTGATTGAATTGATTTTAATATTATTATATCTTAAGGCTGGATTTAATACATTAACGTCTTTAGTACCAGGTTTAACGATTATTTATTTTACAGTACTCCCCTATTATATGACGAAGCAATTAGTAAAATTAAAACAAGATGGTAAGAAACTGATATTCTTTCTTTGGGATTTTATGATGTATGTGTTTAACATTCAAATGCGCAATGTACATTATGCATATGATGAAGAAGTGAAATATCATGACAAGAAAATAATTAAATTGAAATAG
- a CDS encoding conjugal transfer protein, which translates to MNIINKLILSRFSKKGKRFDVPEEERKSLPKYRNHRKKIVIVFYMILVLLTILLIASFIRASKANNESKEAVNKTQEIQKKYEDNAETVQYNPNLKLYADKYIDAYMTIPKDGKAKEERQKALADFYPSDYKTPTENTENVERKLNEKEFFNIKRKDKQTIIQYIVSYDLKITEKKEVKVKKEKDKKDKDKKDEYETKTEEKERTETKKALLNIPIKSENNKYVVIEYPHFSTIPSNQLKKATLVKDSLENEKREDNPKLKAFVEEFFDKYCKSKSDDMAYLMDNPEGLEDTREVSKISDLRIYPKGDDYVVKAEVLMKDKGSPLENLEHYTLDITKKDGKYYVKKLTTTIGG; encoded by the coding sequence TTGAATATCATCAACAAGTTGATATTATCAAGATTTTCAAAAAAAGGCAAGCGTTTTGATGTTCCAGAAGAAGAACGTAAATCATTACCGAAGTATCGCAATCACAGAAAAAAGATTGTGATTGTTTTTTATATGATTTTAGTGTTGTTAACCATTTTGTTGATTGCCTCTTTCATTAGAGCTTCTAAAGCGAACAACGAAAGTAAAGAAGCAGTTAATAAAACGCAAGAAATTCAAAAGAAATATGAAGATAACGCTGAAACAGTTCAGTATAATCCTAATTTAAAGTTATATGCTGATAAGTATATTGATGCATATATGACTATTCCTAAAGATGGTAAGGCAAAAGAAGAGCGACAAAAAGCGTTAGCGGATTTTTATCCCTCTGATTATAAGACACCTACAGAAAATACTGAAAATGTTGAGCGTAAGCTGAATGAAAAAGAATTTTTTAATATTAAACGTAAAGATAAACAAACAATCATTCAGTATATTGTAAGTTACGATTTAAAAATTACAGAGAAAAAGGAGGTTAAAGTTAAAAAGGAAAAGGATAAAAAGGACAAAGATAAAAAGGATGAATATGAAACAAAGACAGAAGAAAAAGAACGAACAGAAACTAAGAAAGCATTATTAAACATTCCGATTAAAAGTGAAAATAATAAGTACGTGGTGATTGAATATCCTCATTTTTCTACGATTCCAAGTAATCAACTGAAAAAAGCAACACTTGTTAAAGATAGTTTGGAGAATGAAAAGCGTGAAGATAATCCGAAACTAAAAGCATTTGTTGAAGAGTTTTTTGATAAATATTGTAAAAGTAAATCGGATGATATGGCTTATTTAATGGATAACCCCGAAGGGTTAGAAGATACACGTGAAGTGTCTAAAATCAGTGATTTACGTATTTATCCTAAGGGTGACGATTATGTTGTTAAAGCAGAGGTTTTAATGAAAGATAAAGGGTCACCACTTGAAAACTTAGAACATTACACCTTAGATATTACAAAAAAAGATGGTAAGTATTATGTTAAAAAATTAACAACAACAATTGGAGGTTAA